Within Marinomonas mediterranea MMB-1, the genomic segment CAATTAAGACGCTCGCGAGCTCTAAACCGTTTTATAATTATGTTCGAAGATCGACTATCTGAATACTTGTAACCAAGAGCAGTTACACAGAATTATTTACAGGGTCGAAACCGTCTTACTATAAATATCTCGGGAAAGTACGAATAAGTCTTATGGGCTTCAGTCTTAACGAAGATAAGCTGCTTCTCTGAAAGACCCGAAGGGCGTGGCGTACTTTGAGTTAACTTCGCGCTCTCTTTCATTCTTTGTTAGCTTTCTTACCAATATGTTCAATATTGGACAGCGACACTTGTCTCCAGACATTTGCCTCGAATAAAGAAGCGTTATCCACTCGCTGAAGCCAGTGGACTTGTTCACACCTTCCCTAGGTATCACAATAAGAGACAAACCAAATTACATGGAGGCTTTATATGACGATTCGAGCATATCGTGATCACGATTATCCAAGCATTGTCGACATTTACAATAGCTCGAAATTAGATGAGCTTCGGTTCGAGGCGAAACCGTTTGTCTTGCTTCGTCTTGAGGAGGATGAAAAGAGGTTATCCAGCCTAAAAGAGTCGGACATATACGTATATGAAGATGGAAAAGTGCTAGGGTACGGCGCGCACTTCGGTACAGAAATTAGAGCGCTATTTGTATGCCCTAGTGCGAGAGGAAAAGGCATTGGTAAGGCCCTTTTAAAATTTCTCTTGTCCAAATTAGACGGTAAAGTGAATCTGTTTGTTGCTAAGACAAATACTCCGGCGAAAGAGCTCTATAAGTCTTATGGCTTTGTGATATCGGAT encodes:
- a CDS encoding GNAT family N-acetyltransferase — protein: MTIRAYRDHDYPSIVDIYNSSKLDELRFEAKPFVLLRLEEDEKRLSSLKESDIYVYEDGKVLGYGAHFGTEIRALFVCPSARGKGIGKALLKFLLSKLDGKVNLFVAKTNTPAKELYKSYGFVISDEFITEYNCEPVLANEMVRLKRKC